A genome region from Sphingomonas sp. BGYR3 includes the following:
- a CDS encoding FecR domain-containing protein — protein MREQAIAWLARLRAGPSAGDMDRFEQWYASDPEHADAYDAVLDSWEDTALLADNSAHRPASVLQRRSWVRAAQVAAAALLLLVLGNFVYGNLIPANSAAGSVIASKIGEIRSMTLADGSRLTLDTDSEVEVRFDSGERRLNLIRGRARFAVAHDRERPFVVHAGHREVIAHGTLFDVDLGNSTILVTLLQGSVEVRQSAAVSSATRGRLLKPGQQLATSAEAPDKLVEARAIDENWPSGMLSFEGAPLADVLTAANRYGRHAIILRDPALGRLRFTGTFKSGDQDALARLIGRMFKLDASQDANRNYILASAK, from the coding sequence GTGCGCGAACAGGCCATTGCCTGGCTTGCTCGATTGCGTGCGGGGCCAAGCGCGGGCGACATGGACCGGTTCGAGCAATGGTATGCCTCCGACCCGGAGCATGCGGACGCTTATGATGCTGTCCTCGACAGTTGGGAGGACACCGCCCTGCTTGCGGATAACTCGGCGCATCGCCCAGCGTCGGTCCTCCAGCGCCGATCCTGGGTAAGAGCTGCGCAGGTGGCTGCAGCCGCGCTGCTGCTCCTGGTTCTCGGCAATTTTGTCTATGGCAACCTCATACCAGCCAATTCGGCTGCCGGGTCTGTGATCGCCAGCAAGATCGGCGAAATTCGCAGCATGACGCTCGCAGACGGGTCGCGGCTCACGCTCGATACCGATAGCGAGGTGGAAGTCCGCTTCGATTCAGGTGAGCGGCGATTGAACTTGATCCGGGGGCGCGCACGGTTCGCTGTTGCGCATGACCGAGAGCGACCTTTTGTCGTCCATGCGGGTCATCGCGAGGTCATCGCGCATGGCACATTATTCGACGTTGACCTGGGGAATAGCACTATTCTCGTCACCTTGCTTCAAGGCTCTGTCGAGGTTCGCCAGTCAGCAGCAGTCAGTTCTGCCACGAGGGGGCGCCTCCTAAAACCGGGCCAGCAACTCGCGACTTCGGCCGAGGCGCCAGACAAACTTGTCGAGGCTCGGGCAATCGATGAAAACTGGCCTTCGGGCATGCTTTCCTTCGAGGGCGCCCCGCTGGCAGACGTTCTTACCGCTGCCAACCGCTATGGCCGCCATGCGATCATCCTGCGCGATCCTGCGCTAGGAAGGCTGCGCTTTACCGGGACCTTCAAATCAGGCGACCAGGATGCGCTGGCCCGACTAATCGGACGCATGTTCAAGCTCGATGCCTCACAGGACGCCAACCGCAACTACATCCTCGCCTCGGCAAAATAA
- a CDS encoding sigma-70 family RNA polymerase sigma factor yields the protein MDRFRHSVRFANKFVTSNFNSLNSRCSSDDECTTPSDRIIPSVLHIEDIYNRNAPQLRRFFKRRAGHDDADDLVNDSFVRFVSAEATGNRGVDCPEAYLNRIALNLLRDRARSALNRSLARHIPVDDVALPDCDPVARFEARDKLNRLQQALLRLKPKTRAIFLAHRIDGLSYKEIAERHGLSVKGVEWHMTKAIDHLDRALKD from the coding sequence ATGGATCGTTTCCGACACTCGGTTCGGTTTGCGAACAAGTTCGTGACGTCAAATTTCAATTCTTTGAATTCGCGCTGCAGTAGCGACGATGAATGCACCACTCCCAGCGATCGGATTATTCCATCTGTCCTACACATAGAAGACATATACAACCGCAACGCGCCCCAGTTACGTCGATTCTTCAAACGAAGAGCGGGACACGACGATGCGGATGACCTAGTCAACGATAGCTTTGTGCGGTTCGTATCAGCAGAAGCTACGGGTAATAGAGGTGTTGACTGCCCTGAGGCCTACCTCAACCGAATCGCCTTAAATTTGCTGCGCGATCGCGCACGATCAGCGCTCAACCGATCGCTCGCACGCCATATCCCGGTTGACGATGTCGCCCTCCCCGATTGCGATCCGGTGGCGAGGTTCGAAGCGCGTGACAAACTCAATCGACTTCAACAGGCGTTGTTGCGCTTAAAGCCGAAGACGCGGGCCATTTTCCTCGCTCATCGGATTGACGGATTAAGCTATAAAGAGATTGCTGAACGGCATGGATTGAGCGTCAAAGGCGTCGAATGGCATATGACCAAGGCAATCGACCATCTCGACCGGGCGCTGAAGGACTGA